A genomic region of Amphiura filiformis chromosome 6, Afil_fr2py, whole genome shotgun sequence contains the following coding sequences:
- the LOC140155983 gene encoding uncharacterized protein isoform X2 yields the protein MFVLSRESCKAQLEIIDEEIAKLKERKIQRQRDREEFNDRLAEIAERRKKREEEMEEKKEELALKRKENAEKRKAEREREEEEKRQEDEARRAEDEETAREAREEKRRKNEEAEAERAEAAEAEAAAAAEAEAAAAAEAEAAAAAEAEAAAEAEAAAEEATEEPAEEEEEEEE from the exons ATGTTTGTTTTAAGCCGTGAAAGTTGTAAAGCACAGCTTGAAATTATAGATGAAGAAATAGCAAAACTTAAAGAAAGAAAG ATACAACGTCAACGAGACAGAGAAGAGTTCAACGATCGCTTAGCAGAAATCGCTGAGAGAAGAAAGAAACGAGAGGAGGAAATGGAGGAAAAGAAGGAAGAACTAGCactaaaaaggaaagaaaatgctGAGAAAAGGAAAGCAGAGCGAGAgcgagaagaagaagagaaacgACAAGAGGATGAAGCTCGGAGGGCAGAAGATGAAGAAACAGCAAGAGAAGCAAGGGAAGAGAAGAGAAGGAAGAATGAGGAAGCCGAAGCTGAAAGGGCAGAGGCAGCAGAAGCTGAAGCGGCAGCGGCAGCAGAAGCTGAAGCGGCAGCAGCAGCAGAGGCGGAAGCTGCGGCTGCAGCAGAAGCAGAAGCTGCAGCAGAAGCGGAAGCTGCAGCTGAAGAGGCAACAGAAGAGCCAgcggaagaagaggaagaggaagaagaatgA